A stretch of the Tannerella serpentiformis genome encodes the following:
- a CDS encoding serpin family protein: MKKQMMIAGLTLLSAAVVGACATKREKQRIDGMTAATPAEPIRLEHPEKVADDNAFTFDLLRAVRKHTDKANVFISPLSVGMALNMTLGGAAGTTADEMRTALHESGYSQADINAYSKRLREALLRADPQTTIGIANSIWYRQGETLRTAFTNANRTYYGAEVRPLDFASPRSPKVINDWCARQTRKRIPQIVDRIPSDAFLYLINAVYFKGTWARTFDKKNTKPAEFHKADGSTEKVQMMYRQGDYRYGTNDVCRYLEMSYGNGAFGMVVMLPQEGKTTRDVMASLSGERWKQMRQMNNEEVQLYLPRFRTECTYDLAKDILPGMGMKAAFSPEADFSGIALKPLRVSGVVHKTFVEVTESGTEAAAVTSVEMVLMSLPVDKKEPVLFRVDRPFVFAICERSTGAILFIGEIGEI, translated from the coding sequence ATGAAGAAACAAATGATGATTGCCGGGCTGACCCTGCTGTCGGCCGCTGTCGTTGGCGCCTGCGCCACGAAGAGAGAGAAACAACGTATAGACGGGATGACGGCCGCCACGCCGGCCGAGCCTATCCGATTAGAGCACCCGGAGAAGGTGGCCGACGACAACGCCTTCACCTTCGACCTGCTCCGGGCCGTCAGGAAGCACACGGACAAGGCGAACGTCTTCATCTCGCCCCTTAGCGTCGGCATGGCGCTGAACATGACACTGGGTGGCGCCGCCGGCACTACGGCCGATGAGATGCGCACCGCACTGCACGAATCGGGCTATTCGCAGGCCGACATCAATGCCTACAGCAAGCGACTGCGCGAGGCCTTGCTCCGGGCCGACCCGCAGACGACCATCGGCATCGCCAACTCCATCTGGTACCGCCAGGGCGAGACGCTCCGCACGGCCTTCACGAACGCTAACCGCACGTATTACGGCGCCGAGGTGCGCCCGCTGGACTTCGCCTCGCCCCGGTCGCCGAAGGTGATCAACGACTGGTGCGCCCGGCAGACTCGCAAACGCATTCCGCAGATCGTCGACCGCATCCCCTCCGACGCCTTCCTCTACCTCATCAATGCGGTCTATTTCAAGGGCACTTGGGCCAGGACGTTCGATAAGAAGAACACCAAGCCAGCCGAGTTTCACAAGGCCGACGGATCGACCGAGAAGGTGCAGATGATGTACCGCCAAGGCGACTATCGCTACGGCACGAACGACGTCTGCCGCTACCTGGAGATGAGTTACGGCAACGGGGCCTTTGGCATGGTCGTCATGCTGCCCCAAGAGGGAAAGACGACGCGCGACGTGATGGCCTCGCTCAGCGGTGAGCGTTGGAAGCAAATGCGTCAGATGAACAACGAGGAGGTGCAGCTCTACCTGCCGCGCTTCCGCACCGAATGCACCTACGACCTGGCCAAAGACATCCTGCCCGGAATGGGCATGAAGGCCGCCTTCTCGCCTGAGGCAGACTTCTCGGGCATCGCCTTGAAGCCGCTGCGCGTCTCAGGCGTCGTCCATAAGACGTTCGTCGAGGTAACGGAAAGTGGCACCGAGGCAGCAGCCGTCACAAGCGTAGAGATGGTGCTCATGTCCCTGCCCGTTGACAAGAAAGAGCCCGTCCTCTTCCGCGTCGATCGCCCCTTCGTCTTCGCCATCTGCGAGCGGAGCACAGGCGCCATCCTCTTTATCGGAGAGATCGGGGAAATCTGA
- the dut gene encoding dUTP diphosphatase: MKVKIVNTSRHPLPEYATPLSAGVDVRAFLDAPVTLGPLERRLIPTGLYIALPEGYEAQMRPRSGLALKHGITMLNSPGTIDADYRGELKIVLVNLSDTPFTVCDGERIGQMVVARCEHVEWQPVEALDETERGSGGFGHTGI, translated from the coding sequence ATGAAAGTGAAAATCGTAAACACATCACGTCACCCGCTGCCCGAATACGCCACACCGCTCTCGGCCGGGGTAGACGTACGTGCCTTTCTCGACGCGCCCGTCACACTGGGCCCCTTGGAGCGCCGACTCATCCCCACGGGGCTCTACATCGCCCTGCCCGAAGGTTATGAAGCGCAGATGCGCCCACGCAGCGGACTGGCCCTCAAGCATGGCATCACCATGCTGAACTCGCCCGGAACGATCGATGCCGACTATCGTGGCGAGCTCAAAATCGTCCTTGTCAACCTCTCCGACACGCCCTTCACGGTCTGTGATGGCGAGCGCATCGGGCAGATGGTCGTGGCGCGCTGTGAGCACGTGGAATGGCAGCCCGTGGAGGCGCTCGACGAGACCGAGCGCGGCAGCGGCGGATTTGGACACACAGGTATATGA
- a CDS encoding tetratricopeptide repeat protein yields MKPIYRLITAVLCAAFVVPGGRADDKQIQAQKQQRKVDYYYFEGLKDKQAGRHDVAYDHFRYCISLDSTAAAPLYELAVYALQLRKPELSLDYLRRAVKYDPTNYTYRLALASLSLNVGMYGEAAELYRELVHEHPAKPELIYYLAEALNQAGQTGEAIDRFNELENTLGVNEALSMQKYKLYMQMEQRDKAYNELQRLADNNPGDVRYPIMIGDLLLENGDTAGALSSYEAAHEIDPTSPYYPVSMANYYEAVGDRAAAENQIRTALVDRELDVETKMGILARYLRQLHQTPDAMMTADTLFRTLLAQHPEEPSLKRYYAGLLMMQNKTEEARYQYQLVTEMEPDNEEAWQQLLVIAIQANDTKEAMRICQKCRQMFPESPVYFFYLGVLYYEEKAYQKALDAYREGLEKIPEENVHMRSDFYGQIGDIYFQIKRRKEAFEAYDKSLQYNPNNTAVLNNYAYYLTILRPTGDLDKAEQMSARCIKLEPNNATYLDTYAWVFFKKQNYSLALIYIQNAVGKDTTNSAELLEHFGDILFMTGDKAKAVEQWKQARAAGKKSKTLERKIAEEAYLEGPEDESGDD; encoded by the coding sequence ATGAAACCGATATATAGACTGATTACGGCCGTGCTCTGCGCCGCCTTTGTTGTGCCCGGAGGGCGGGCCGACGATAAGCAGATCCAAGCCCAAAAGCAGCAGCGCAAGGTGGACTACTACTATTTCGAGGGGCTCAAAGACAAGCAGGCCGGAAGACACGACGTCGCTTACGACCACTTCCGTTACTGCATCAGCCTTGACTCCACGGCCGCGGCGCCGCTCTATGAGCTGGCCGTCTACGCCTTGCAACTACGCAAACCGGAGCTCTCGCTCGACTATCTCAGGCGCGCCGTGAAGTACGATCCGACGAACTACACCTATCGCCTGGCGCTGGCTTCGCTCTCGCTCAACGTGGGTATGTATGGCGAGGCTGCCGAGCTCTATCGTGAGCTGGTGCACGAGCATCCGGCTAAGCCTGAGCTGATCTATTACCTGGCCGAAGCCCTCAATCAGGCCGGCCAGACGGGCGAGGCCATCGACCGCTTCAATGAGTTGGAGAATACGCTGGGCGTCAACGAGGCGCTCTCTATGCAGAAATACAAGCTCTACATGCAGATGGAGCAGCGGGATAAGGCTTACAACGAGCTGCAACGGCTGGCGGACAACAATCCGGGCGACGTGCGATACCCGATTATGATCGGCGACTTGCTGCTGGAGAATGGCGACACGGCCGGGGCGCTCTCGTCCTACGAGGCGGCGCATGAGATCGACCCCACGTCGCCCTATTATCCCGTCTCGATGGCCAACTATTACGAGGCCGTGGGCGATCGGGCGGCGGCCGAGAATCAGATCCGCACCGCACTCGTCGATCGGGAGCTGGACGTGGAGACGAAGATGGGCATCCTGGCGCGCTACCTCCGCCAGCTCCACCAGACGCCGGACGCCATGATGACGGCCGATACGCTCTTCCGCACCCTCCTGGCGCAACACCCCGAGGAGCCTTCGCTGAAGAGATACTACGCCGGCCTACTGATGATGCAAAACAAGACGGAGGAGGCCCGCTATCAATACCAACTCGTCACCGAGATGGAGCCCGACAACGAAGAAGCCTGGCAGCAGTTGCTCGTCATCGCCATTCAGGCCAACGACACGAAGGAGGCCATGCGTATCTGCCAGAAGTGTCGCCAGATGTTCCCCGAGTCGCCCGTCTATTTCTTCTATCTCGGCGTCCTCTATTACGAGGAGAAGGCTTACCAAAAGGCCCTCGACGCCTATCGCGAGGGGCTGGAGAAGATCCCCGAGGAGAACGTTCACATGCGCTCGGACTTCTACGGCCAGATCGGCGACATCTACTTCCAGATCAAGCGGCGGAAGGAGGCGTTTGAGGCCTACGATAAATCGCTCCAGTACAACCCCAACAACACGGCCGTGCTCAACAACTACGCCTATTACCTGACCATCTTGCGGCCCACGGGCGACCTCGATAAGGCCGAGCAGATGAGCGCCCGATGCATTAAGCTGGAGCCGAACAATGCCACCTATCTCGACACCTACGCTTGGGTCTTCTTCAAGAAGCAGAACTACTCTCTGGCGCTGATCTATATCCAAAACGCCGTCGGGAAGGACACCACGAACAGCGCCGAATTGCTCGAGCACTTTGGCGACATCCTCTTTATGACCGGCGACAAGGCCAAGGCCGTCGAGCAATGGAAGCAGGCGCGCGCGGCCGGAAAGAAGTCGAAGACACTGGAGCGGAAGATCGCTGAAGAGGCTTATCTGGAGGGGCCGGAGGATGAATCGGGCGACGACTAA